A genomic region of Kluyveromyces marxianus DMKU3-1042 DNA, complete genome, chromosome 5 contains the following coding sequences:
- the RPB2 gene encoding DNA-directed RNA polymerase II subunit RPB2, which translates to MSEYYDEDPYGYDDEEAAISAEDSWTVISAFFREKGLVSQQLDSFNQFINYTIQDLILEDSTLILEQLAQHTTETDNISRKYEISFGKIYLAKPSMTESDGVSHAMYPQEARLRNLTYASGLFVEIQKRTYQAVDIPGRDLKYEIIHEESEENEENNKIFIGRVPIMLRSKYCLLDDLTESDLYRLKECPFDMGGYFIINGSEKVLIAQERSAGNIVQVFKKSAPSPISHVAEIRSALEKGSRFISTLQVKLYGREGSTSRTIKATLPYIKQDIPIVIIFRALGIIPDGEILEHICYDVNDWQMLEMLKPCVEEGFVIQDRETALDFIGRRGTALGIKKEKRIQYAKDILQKEFLPHITQLEGFESRKAFFLGYMINRLLLCALDRKDQDDRDHFGKKRLDLAGPLLAQLFKTLFRKLTRDILRFMQRSVEEAKDFNLKLAVKATTITAGLKYALATGNWGEQKKSMSSRAGVSQVLNRYTYSSTLSHLRRTNTPIGRDGKLAKPRQLHNTHWGLVCPAETPEGQACGLVKNLSLMSCISVGTDPLPIITFLNEWGMEPLEDYIPHQSPDATRVFVNGVWHGIHRNPAKLVDTIRKLRRKGDITPEVSIVRDIREKELKIFTDAGRVYRPLFIVDENTKTGRKELKVKKGHVRKLMLTEYQDIEGGFDDEEEMNYTWTSLLNEGLVEYIDAEEEETILIAMQHEDLEPAVQQATETEEELDPARRIRAAHHANMFTHCEIHPSMILGVAASVIPFPDHNQSPRNTYQSAMGKQAMGVFLTNYNVRMDTMANILYYPQKPLGTTRAMEYLKFRELPAGQNAIVAIACYSGYNQEDSMIMNQSSIDRGLFRSLFFRSYMDQEKRIGMSITESFEKPHRTNTLRMKHGTYDKLDDDGLIAPGVRVSGDDMIIGKTTPIPPDAEELGQRTAFHSKRDASTPLRSTENGIVDQVLITTNQEGLKFVKVRVRTTKVPQIGDKFASRHGQKGTIGITYRREDMPFTAEGIVPDLIINPHAIPSRMTVAHLIECLLSKVAALSGNEGDASPFTDITVDGISRLLREHGYQSRGFEVMYNGHTGKKLMAQIFFGPTYYQRLRHMVDDKIHARARGPMQVLTRQPVEGRSRDGGLRFGEMERDCMIAHGAAAFLKERLMEASDAFRVHICGICGLMSVVAKLKHNQFECRSCKNKIDIYQIHIPYAAKLLFQELMAMNIAPRLYTDRSKDF; encoded by the coding sequence ATGTCCGAATACTACGACGAAGATCCATATGGGTACGATGACGAGGAAGCTGCTATTTCAGCAGAAGATTCGTGGACTGTTATTTCTGCCTTTTTCAGAGAGAAAGGTTTAGTATCTCAACAGTTGGACTCTTTCAATCAGTTCATCAACTATACGATTCAGGATCTTATCTTGGAAGACAGTACGTTGATTTTGGAGCAGTTGGCCCAGCATACCACTGAGACAGATAATATCTCCAGGAAATATGAAATATCGTTTGGTAAGATTTATCTAGCCAAGCCATCTATGACGGAATCTGACGGTGTGTCCCATGCTATGTATCCACAAGAAGCACGTCTCAGAAACTTGACTTACGCCTCAGGGTTGTTCGTTGAAATTCAGAAAAGAACCTACCAGGCCGTCGATATTCCTGGCCGTGATCTAAAGTACGAAATTATACACGAGgaaagtgaagaaaatgaagaaaataacaaGATCTTCATCGGAAGAGTGCCCATCATGTTGAGGTCTAAATACTGTTTACTAGATGATCTAACGGAATCTGATTTGTACCGTTTGAAAGAGTGTCCCTTCGATATGGGTGGTTATTTCATTATCAACGGTTCAGAAAAGGTCTTGATCGCTCAAGAACGTTCAGCAGGTAATATTGTGcaagttttcaaaaaatcAGCACCCTCGCCTATCTCACATGTTGCTGAAATTAGATCAGCTTTAGAAAAGGGATCACGTTTCATTAGTACTCTACAAGTTAAATTATACGGTCGTGAAGGTTCTACCTCCCGTACCATTAAGGCTACTTTGCCATACATTAAGCAAGATATTCCAATCGTTATCATCTTCAGAGCGTTGGGTATTATTCCAGATGGTGAAATTTTAGAGCATATTTGTTACGACGTCAACGATTGGCAGATGTTGGAAATGTTGAAACCttgtgttgaagaaggttttgtCATTCAAGATAGAGAAACAGCTTTGGATTTCATCGGCCGTCGTGGTACTGCCTTGGGtatcaagaaagaaaagagaattcAATATGCAAAGGATATTTTgcaaaaagaattcttACCTCATATCACTCAGTTAGAAGGTTTTGAAAGTAGAAAggctttcttcttgggttACATGATCAACAGATTATTACTATGTGCCTTAGACCGTAAGGACCAAGATGATCGTGATCATTTCGGTAAGAAGAGATTAGATTTAGCAGGTCCTTTGTTGGCTCAATTATTCAAGACTTTGTTCAGGAAACTTACCAGAGATATTTTGCGTTTCATGCAAAGATCTGTTGAAGAGGCTAAGGATTTCAACCTAAAGCTAGCTGTTAAGGCCACGACTATCACTGCTGGTCTTAAATACGCTTTGGCCACTGGTAACTGGGGtgaacaaaagaaatctATGTCCTCTAGAGCTGGTGTTTCTCAAGTTTTAAACCGTTATACTTATTCTTCTACATTATCGCATCttagaagaacaaacacTCCAATCGGTCGTGATGGTAAGCTAGCAAAGCCTCGTCAATTACACAACACACATTGGGGTTTGGTATGTCCAGCTGAAACACCAGAAGGTCAAGCTTGTGGTTTGGTTAAAAACTTGTCCTTGATGTCATGTATATCCGTTGGTACGGATCCATTACCTATCATCACATTCTTGAACGAATGGGGTATGGAGCCATTGGAAGATTATATTCCACACCAATCTCCTGATGCAACCAGAGTTTTCGTCAACGGTGTCTGGCACGGTATCCATAGAAATCCTGCAAAGTTGGTGGATACTATTAGAAAGTTAAGAAGAAAGGGTGATATTACTCCAGAAGTCTCCATCGTTAGGGACATTCgtgaaaaagaattaaagaTTTTCACCGATGCGGGTAGAGTTTATAGACCATTATTCATTGTGGATGAAAATACAAAGACTGGTCGTAAAGAGTTGAAGGTTAAGAAGGGCCATGTTAGAAAATTAATGTTGACCGAATACCAAGATATCGAAGGTGGgttcgatgatgaagaagaaatgaattATACGTGGACGTCCTTGTTAAACGAAGGTCTCGTAGAATACATtgatgcagaagaagaagaaactatcTTGATTGCTATGCAACATGAGGATTTGGAACCAGCTGTACAACAAGCAACAGAAACTGAGGAAGAATTAGACCCAGCTAGACGTATTAGAGCAGCCCATCACGCTAATATGTTCACACATTGTGAAATTCATCCATCTATGATCCTCGGTGTGGCTGCATCGGTTATTCCATTCCCTGATCATAATCAATCTCCACGTAACACTTACCAGTCTGCGATGGGTAAGCAAGCTATGGGTGTTTTCTTAACCAACTATAATGTTCGTATGGATACAATGGCGAACATTTTGTATTATCCACAAAAGCCATTGGGTACAACAAGAGCAatggaatatttgaaatttAGAGAATTGCCTGCTGGCCAAAACGCTATTGTTGCTATTGCATGTTACTCAGGTTACAACCAAGAAGATTCTATGATTATGAATCAATCTTCGATTGATAGGGGTCTATTTAGatccttgttcttcagaTCCTACATggatcaagaaaagagaattggTATGTCGATTACCGAATCTTTCGAAAAGCCACATAGAACGAATACATTAAGAATGAAGCACGGGACTTATGACAAattagatgatgatggtttGATTGCTCCAGGTGTTAGAGTTTCTGGGGATGATATGATTATCGGTAAGACTACACCTATTCCTCCAGATGCTGAAGAATTAGGCCAAAGAACAGCTTTCCATTCAAAACGTGATGCTTCAACGCCTCTTAGATCAACTGAAAACGGTATTGTTGATCAAGTGTTGATCACTACTAACCAAGAAGGTTTGAAATTCGTTAAAGTCAGAGTTAGAACCACCAAAGTCCCACAAATTGGAGATAAGTTTGCATCCCGTCACGGTCAAAAGGGTACCATTGGTATTACTTACCGTAGGGAAGATATGCCTTTCACTGCGGAGGGTATTGTGCCAGATTTGATCATTAACCCTCATGCTATTCCTTCCCGTATGACAGTCGCGCATTTAATTGAATGTTTGCTAAGTAAAGTTGCAGCATTATCTGGTAATGAAGGTGATGCTTCTCCATTCACGGATATTACTGTTGATGGTATCTCTAGATTACTTCGTGAACACGGCTACCAATCTCGTGGTTTCGAAGTCATGTACAACGGTCACACTGGTAAGAAGCTAATGGCACAAATATTCTTTGGTCCTACGTACTACCAAAGATTAAGACATATGGTGGACGACAAGATTCATGCAAGAGCAAGAGGTCCAATGCAAGTTCTAACCAGGCAGCCGGTAGAAGGTAGATCTAGAGATGGTGGTTTAAGATTCGGAGAGATGGAACGTGATTGTATGATTGCACACGGTGCAGCTGCGTTcttaaaagaaagattaaTGGAAGCATCGGATGCATTCAGAGTCCATATTTGCGGTATATGTGGGTTGATGTCAGTAGTTGCAAAATTAAAACATAATCAGTTTGAGTGTCGCTCTTGTAAAAACAAGATCGATATTTACCAAATTCACATCCCATATGCTGCGAAGTTGTTGTTCCAAGAACTTATGGCTATGAACATCGCACCTCGTTTATACACTGATCGTTCAAAGGATTTTTAA